DNA from Halogeometricum sp. S1BR25-6:
CGATATCGGCCTCCTCCAGTCCGTCGTAGAACAGTTCGGAGGCCATCGCGGGCACCACGTCGTCGTCGGCGCCGTGGAGGAGGAGAATCGGCGGACCGCCGCCTCCGAGGTGCGAGGACGGCGAGGCGAGGTCGTAGCGCTCCGGGAGGTCACTCCGCGACCCGCCGAGGAACGCCGCGAGTTCGGCCTGCTCGGGCGTGTGCTCGAAGTTGTACAGGCCGGCGACGCCAACCGCCGCGGCGAGGGCGTCCGACGCTTCGGAGACGGCGGCGGAGACGTGCGCCGGGTCGGGGGCGAACCGCGGGTCGTCCGCGGAGAGCGCTGCCAGAACGGCGAGGTGCGCGCCCGTCGACGGTCCGAAGGCGGCGATTCGCGCGGGGTCGATTCCGAGGGCGTCCGCGTTCGCCCGGCACCACCGAACCGCCGCCTTCACGTCGCGTATCGCGGCCGGGAACGTCGCCGCGTCGCTGCCGCGGACGTTCGGCACGGCGCAGGCGAAGCGTCGCTCCGCGAGGGCGAACGCCACCTCCCGCAGGTCGGCTTTGTCGCCCGCGCGCCAGCCGCCGCCGTGGACGAGGACGACGAGCGCTCGGCGCGTCCCCTCTCTCTCCTCTTCTTCCCCTCCGGTCGGCCGGTAGACGTCGAGCGAGAGCGTCCCCTCCGGCGGCGAGGCGAACGCCGCGTCGCGGACGACTTCGACCGGCGGCGAACCGAACGGGTAGGGCATCTGTCTCTGTGAGCCATCGCCGCACGGGCCCGAATAAGTTCCGTTCGACCGAGGCGGCGCCGAACGCACGGCGGTCCTCGTCGAGTGCCGACCTCGCGCCGGTCCCGTTAGTCTTTAGCCGCGCGCCGTCAAATCGCGCGTAATGACCGCGAAGGCGCTCTCTCAGCGCGACCTCGCCACCGTCATCGGGCTGGAAGTCCACGTCCAGCTCGAAACGGACACCAAGATATTCTGCGGGTGTTCGACCGACGCGGCCGAGGACGAGGAACCGAACACGCGGACGTGCCCCGTCTGCCTCGGACTGCCGGGCGCGCTGCCCGTCCTGAACGAAGGCGCCGTCGAGGCTGCCGTGAAGGTGGGCAAGGCGCTCGACGCCGCCGTCGCCGAGCACACCCGCTTCCACCGGAAGAACTACTACTACCCCGATTTGCCCAAAAACTTCCAGATAACCCAGTACGACGCCCCCATCTGTTCGGACGGGACGCTCGAAGTCTCCGTCGAGGGGAACCGCCGCGAGGTCGGCATCGAACGCGCCCATCTTGAGGAGGACCCCGGCAGCCTCCAGCACAAAGGCGGCAGCATCGACACCGCCGACTACACCTTGGTCAACTACAACCGCGCGGGGACGCCCCTGATGGAGATCGTGACGGAACCGGACTTCCGCAGTCCGAAGGAGACGCGCGCGTTCCTCGCGAAGTTGGAGGAAGTCTTGGAGTACCTCGGCGTGTTCGACGCGACGCGCGACGGGTCGCTCCGCATCGACGCGAACATCTCGATGGTCCCCGACGAAGAAGTCGGCGACGACGGCTCCATCTCCGGGGAGACGCTGGCGAAAGCGAACAGAACCGAAGTGAAGAACATCTCCAGTCACAAGGGCGCCGAGAAGGCCCTCGCCTACGAGGTGACTCGACAGAAGAACGCCATCGAACGGGGCCGCGCCGTCGAACAGGAGACGCGCCACTGGGACGAATCGCGCGGTATCACCGTCTCGATGCGCTCGAAGGAGGAGGAGAAGGACTACCGCTACTTCCAAGAGGCGGACCTGCCGCCGTTAGAGGTCGCCGACTGGAAGCAGCGCATCGAGATTCCGGAACTGCCCGACGTCCGCCGCGAGCGCTTCCGCGAGGAGTACGGCCTCGACGCCGAATCCGCTTCGAAACTCACCTCCACGAAGGAAGTCGCGGACTTCTACGAGGACGTCGCAGACCAGTTCGACCCCGGTCTCGCGGCGACGTGGGTGGCCGACA
Protein-coding regions in this window:
- a CDS encoding alpha/beta hydrolase; its protein translation is MPYPFGSPPVEVVRDAAFASPPEGTLSLDVYRPTGGEEEEREGTRRALVVLVHGGGWRAGDKADLREVAFALAERRFACAVPNVRGSDAATFPAAIRDVKAAVRWCRANADALGIDPARIAAFGPSTGAHLAVLAALSADDPRFAPDPAHVSAAVSEASDALAAAVGVAGLYNFEHTPEQAELAAFLGGSRSDLPERYDLASPSSHLGGGGPPILLLHGADDDVVPAMASELFYDGLEEADIEAECVVADGVGHDVLGEQFDWAVDWTAGFLDRHLH
- the gatB gene encoding Asp-tRNA(Asn)/Glu-tRNA(Gln) amidotransferase subunit GatB — encoded protein: MTAKALSQRDLATVIGLEVHVQLETDTKIFCGCSTDAAEDEEPNTRTCPVCLGLPGALPVLNEGAVEAAVKVGKALDAAVAEHTRFHRKNYYYPDLPKNFQITQYDAPICSDGTLEVSVEGNRREVGIERAHLEEDPGSLQHKGGSIDTADYTLVNYNRAGTPLMEIVTEPDFRSPKETRAFLAKLEEVLEYLGVFDATRDGSLRIDANISMVPDEEVGDDGSISGETLAKANRTEVKNISSHKGAEKALAYEVTRQKNAIERGRAVEQETRHWDESRGITVSMRSKEEEKDYRYFQEADLPPLEVADWKQRIEIPELPDVRRERFREEYGLDAESASKLTSTKEVADFYEDVADQFDPGLAATWVADNLLGELNYRDMSITDVSDRLNEFTRLIELVAEGEITTKNAEEIVLRRMLDEGDAPDDVVEEEGLGAADDDEVVTAVEEAIEENPDAVEDYHSGEGGAVNFLVGQVMQKTGGSADPGDVNGMLRERLEE